From the genome of Glycine max cultivar Williams 82 chromosome 2, Glycine_max_v4.0, whole genome shotgun sequence, one region includes:
- the LOC100805913 gene encoding uncharacterized protein isoform X2 translates to MEESSELQSEENKVSNEKNKKRKLKTPAQLKALEDFYNEHKYPTEEMKLVLAEELGLTEKQISGWFCHRRLKDKRLMKDEAVANGRQDRSSGVIQDRGSGLGQDSCGSSKHADHRYLDPKEVESHGLYNHELSVADMTHRRRNHYPENVSGVDDTSSESSSFLQERFSQGQDPYDMEPSRHLTPNGALPPLNPKGAVKMGHKPSGYLKVKGEIEHAAITAVRKQLGRHYLEDGPLLGIEFDPLPPGAFECQTADTANEPYSVANPLLSNSPEIFAAKRQPSLSSDKQDKKACQNIKQRQSLYGYTNNFPGRNTFPDLYEDSTGEASAYNSNKSHRMSTKHGVEGMRSDSASNHSDHYEEKLTVKQKTLMLHGYDNINPKNIQRSEHVKSKPSSSIHNSRVPMDTEERGLSARMAKEEMFKGNRKAKNTYCDVEGAGMLSNEIMVAKRAKVDMLQQYNVKKSPVAEMELKKIQRSVAEMPSSFSEDETADTSSSLDY, encoded by the exons ATGGAAG AATCAAGTGAATTGCAATCAGAAGAAAATAAAGTCTCcaatgagaaaaataagaaaagaaagctgAAAACACCGGCGCAGCTTAAAGCCTTGGAGGATTTTTATAATG AGCACAAATACCCCACGGAGGAAATGAAATTAGTACTTGCTGAGGAGTTAGGATTGACAGAAAAGCAAATATCTGGATGGTTTTGCCACAGAaggttaaaagataaaagattgatGAAAGATGAAGCCGTTGCTAATGGGAGACAAGATCGTTCAAGTGGTGTCATCCAAGATCGTGGCAGTGGACTTGGGCAAGATTCATGCGGAAGCAGTAAGCATGCTGATCACAGGTATCTGGATCCGAAGGAGGTTGAGAGCCATGGCCTCTACAATCACGAATTGTCAGTTGCAGATATGACCCACAGACGTAGGAACCATTATCCTGAAAATGTTAGTGGGGTGGATGACACATCATCTGAGAGCAGCTCATTTTTGCAAGAAAGGTTTTCTCAAGGTCAGGATCCGTATGATATGGAGCCTTCTAGACATCTTACACCTAATGGAGCTCTTCCACCCCTAAATCCCAAAGGTGCAGTTAAGATGGGGCACAAACCATCAGGATATTTGAAAGTGAAGGGCGAGATAGAGCATGCTGCTATAACTGCTGTTAGAAAGCAATTAGGAAGGCATTATCTGGAAGATGGTCCACTACTTGGTATAGAATTCGATCCACTTCCTCCAGGGGCATTTGAATGCCAAACTGCAGATACAGCTAATG AACCGTACTCTGTTGCAAATCCTCTGCTTTCGAATTCTCCAGAAATCTTTGCTGCAAAAAGACAACCCAGTCTTAGCTCT GATAAACAAGATAAGAAAGCATGTCAGAACATAAAACAAAGGCAATCTTTATACGGTTATACCAATAATTTTCCTGGAAGGAACACTTTCCCAGATTTGTATGAAGACTCTACTGGAGAAGCATCTGCTTATAATAGCAATAAGAGTCATAGAATGAGCACTAAACATGGTGTTGAGGGGATGCGATCTGATTCTGCTTCTAACCATAGTGATCACTATGAAGAGAAGCTTACAGTTAAGCAGAAAACCTTGATGCTGCATGGTTATGATAACATCAATCCAAAGAATATACAAAGGAGTGAACATGTAAAATCTAAACCTTCTAGTTCAATCCATAATTCCCGTGTTCCTATGGATACTGAAGAACGGGGGTTATCTGCTAGGATGGCAAAG GAAGAGATGTTTAAGGGGAACAGGAAAGCAAAAAATACATACTGCGATGTAGAGGGAGCAGGGATGCTTTCAAATGAAATCATG GTTGCAAAACGAGCTAAAGTTGACATGCTTCAACAATACAATGTGAAAAAATCACCTGTTGCTGAGATGGAACTAAAGAAAATTCAGAG ATCTGTTGCAGAGATGCCTTCTAGCTTTAGCGAGGATGAAACTGCTGACACCAGTTCCTCACTGGATTATTAA
- the LOC100805913 gene encoding uncharacterized protein isoform X1, translating into MEESSELQSEENKVSNEKNKKRKLKTPAQLKALEDFYNEHKYPTEEMKLVLAEELGLTEKQISGWFCHRRLKDKRLMKDEAVANGRQDRSSGVIQDRGSGLGQDSCGSSKHADHRYLDPKEVESHGLYNHELSVADMTHRRRNHYPENVSGVDDTSSESSSFLQERFSQGQDPYDMEPSRHLTPNGALPPLNPKGAVKMGHKPSGYLKVKGEIEHAAITAVRKQLGRHYLEDGPLLGIEFDPLPPGAFECQTADTANEPYSVANPLLSNSPEIFAAKRQPSLSSRYDSYYTKFRSQDSHMEGADFGSLHESDFQDKQDKKACQNIKQRQSLYGYTNNFPGRNTFPDLYEDSTGEASAYNSNKSHRMSTKHGVEGMRSDSASNHSDHYEEKLTVKQKTLMLHGYDNINPKNIQRSEHVKSKPSSSIHNSRVPMDTEERGLSARMAKEEMFKGNRKAKNTYCDVEGAGMLSNEIMVAKRAKVDMLQQYNVKKSPVAEMELKKIQRSVAEMPSSFSEDETADTSSSLDY; encoded by the exons ATGGAAG AATCAAGTGAATTGCAATCAGAAGAAAATAAAGTCTCcaatgagaaaaataagaaaagaaagctgAAAACACCGGCGCAGCTTAAAGCCTTGGAGGATTTTTATAATG AGCACAAATACCCCACGGAGGAAATGAAATTAGTACTTGCTGAGGAGTTAGGATTGACAGAAAAGCAAATATCTGGATGGTTTTGCCACAGAaggttaaaagataaaagattgatGAAAGATGAAGCCGTTGCTAATGGGAGACAAGATCGTTCAAGTGGTGTCATCCAAGATCGTGGCAGTGGACTTGGGCAAGATTCATGCGGAAGCAGTAAGCATGCTGATCACAGGTATCTGGATCCGAAGGAGGTTGAGAGCCATGGCCTCTACAATCACGAATTGTCAGTTGCAGATATGACCCACAGACGTAGGAACCATTATCCTGAAAATGTTAGTGGGGTGGATGACACATCATCTGAGAGCAGCTCATTTTTGCAAGAAAGGTTTTCTCAAGGTCAGGATCCGTATGATATGGAGCCTTCTAGACATCTTACACCTAATGGAGCTCTTCCACCCCTAAATCCCAAAGGTGCAGTTAAGATGGGGCACAAACCATCAGGATATTTGAAAGTGAAGGGCGAGATAGAGCATGCTGCTATAACTGCTGTTAGAAAGCAATTAGGAAGGCATTATCTGGAAGATGGTCCACTACTTGGTATAGAATTCGATCCACTTCCTCCAGGGGCATTTGAATGCCAAACTGCAGATACAGCTAATG AACCGTACTCTGTTGCAAATCCTCTGCTTTCGAATTCTCCAGAAATCTTTGCTGCAAAAAGACAACCCAGTCTTAGCTCT AGATATGATTCATATTATACTAAATTTCGTTCCCAAGATTCGCATATGGAAGGAGCTGACTTTGGTTCCTTGCATGAATCTGATTTCCAGGATAAACAAGATAAGAAAGCATGTCAGAACATAAAACAAAGGCAATCTTTATACGGTTATACCAATAATTTTCCTGGAAGGAACACTTTCCCAGATTTGTATGAAGACTCTACTGGAGAAGCATCTGCTTATAATAGCAATAAGAGTCATAGAATGAGCACTAAACATGGTGTTGAGGGGATGCGATCTGATTCTGCTTCTAACCATAGTGATCACTATGAAGAGAAGCTTACAGTTAAGCAGAAAACCTTGATGCTGCATGGTTATGATAACATCAATCCAAAGAATATACAAAGGAGTGAACATGTAAAATCTAAACCTTCTAGTTCAATCCATAATTCCCGTGTTCCTATGGATACTGAAGAACGGGGGTTATCTGCTAGGATGGCAAAG GAAGAGATGTTTAAGGGGAACAGGAAAGCAAAAAATACATACTGCGATGTAGAGGGAGCAGGGATGCTTTCAAATGAAATCATG GTTGCAAAACGAGCTAAAGTTGACATGCTTCAACAATACAATGTGAAAAAATCACCTGTTGCTGAGATGGAACTAAAGAAAATTCAGAG ATCTGTTGCAGAGATGCCTTCTAGCTTTAGCGAGGATGAAACTGCTGACACCAGTTCCTCACTGGATTATTAA